One Halichoerus grypus chromosome 1, mHalGry1.hap1.1, whole genome shotgun sequence genomic region harbors:
- the USP19 gene encoding ubiquitin carboxyl-terminal hydrolase 19 isoform X7, whose protein sequence is MSGGASATGPRRGPPGLEEATSKKKQKDRANQESKDGDPRRGSASSREEQAKEELLLDWRQSADEVIVKLRVGAGPLRLEDVDAAFTDTDCVVRLPGGRQWGGVFYAEIESSCAKVQARKGGLLQLALPKKVPLLTWPSLLKPLGTQEAVPGLRCQENGQEPSPIALEPGPEPRRAKQEARNQKRAQGRGEVGAGAGPGAQAGPSAKRAVHLRRGPEGEGSRDGPGPRGDAPPFLAETATQAEAEEQLRVPPLNPQTCLLGSEENLALLAGEKTVSPRNDPVSPAMARSRDPEKGDRSKEEMVVAADAITLVDEPESMVNLAFVKNDSYEKGPDSVVVHVYVKEIRRDTSRVLFREQDFTLIFQTRDGNFLRLHPGCGPHTIFRWQVKLRNLIEPEQCTFCFTASRIDICLRKRQSQRWGGLEAPAARVGGAKVAVPTGPTPLDSTPPGGAPHPLTGQEEARAVEKEKPKARSEDTGLDGVVARTPMEHVAPKPEPHLASPKPTCMVPPMPHSPVSGDSVEEEEEEEKKVCLPGFTGLVNLGNTCFMNSVIQSLSNTRELRDFFHDRSFEAEINYNNPLGTGGRLAIGFAVLLRALWKGTHHAFQPSKLKAIVASKASQFTGYAQHDAQEFMAFLLDGLHEDLNRIQNKPYTETVDSDGRPDEVVAEEAWQRHKMRNDSFIVDLFQGQYKSKLVCPVCAKVSITFDPFLYLPVPLPQKQKVLPVFYFAREPHSKPIKFLVSISKENSSASEVLDSLSQSVHVKPDNLRLAEVIKNRFHRVFLPSHSLDTVSASDTLLCFELLSPELAKERVMVLEVQQRPQVPSIPISKCAACQRKQQSEDEKLKRCTRCYRVGYCNQLCQKTHWPDHKGLCRPENIGYPFLVSVPASRLTYARLAQLLEGYARYSVSVFQPPFQPGRMALESQGPGCTTLLSTSSLDAGDSERDPIQPPELQLVTPVAEGDTGVPRAWAAPDRGPVPSTSGVSSEVLVSGPVEVGSLPAGERVSRPEAAVPGYQHPSEAMNAHTPQFFIYKIDASNREQRLEDKGDTPLELGEDCSLALVWRNNERLQEFVLVDSKELECAEDPGSAGEAARAGHFTLDQCLNLFTRPEVLAPEEAWYCPQCKQHREASKQLLLWRLPNVLIVQLKRFSFRSFIWRDKINDLVEFPVRNLDLSKFCIGQKEEQLPSYDLYAVINHYGGMIGGHYTACARLPSDRSSQRSDVGWRLFDDSTVTTVDESQVVTRYAYVLFYRRRNSPVERPPRAGHSEHHPDLGPAAEAAASQASRIWQELEAEEEPVPEGPVPLGPWGPQDWVGPPPRGLTTPDEGRLQYLVLGIVAALVALMLNTFYSLVFQSCWR, encoded by the exons ATGTCTGGCGGGGCCAGCGCCACGGGCCCAAGGAGAGGTCCCCCAGGATTGGAGGAGGCCACCAGTAAGAAGAAGCAGAAGGATCGAGCAAACCAGGAGAGCAAGGATGGCGATCCTAGGAGAG GGTCAGCATCCTCTCGGGAGGAGCAGGCCAAAGAGG AGTTGTTGCTTGATTGGAGGCAGAGTGCAGATGAGGTGATTGTCAAGCTGCGTGTGGGAGCGGGTCCCCTGCGGCTGGAGGACGTGGATGCTGCTTTCACAGACACAGACTGCGTGGTGCGGCTTCCAG GTGGTCGGCAGTGGGGTGGTGTTTTCTATGCTGAGATAGAAAGTTCTTGCGCCAAAGTACAAGCCCGTAAAGGTGGCCTCCTGCAGCTGGCACTGCCCAAGAAGGTGCCTCTGCTCACGTGGCCCTCTCTTCTG AAACCTCTAGGGACCCAGGAGGCGGTGCCTGGGCTGCGGTGCCAGGAGAATGGGCAGGAGCCCTCTCCCATTGCCCTGGAGCCAGGCCCTGAGCCCCGTCGGGCTAAACAGGAGGCCCGGAACCAGAAGCGGGCCCAGGGCCGTGGTGAGGTAGGCGCAGGGGCTGGCCCTGGGGCCCAGGCGGGGCCCAGCGCCAAGAGGGCTGTGCATCTCCGCAGAGGGCCAGAGGGGGAAGGGTCCAGAGATGGGCCTGGACCCCGGGGTGATGCCCCCCCTTTCTTGGCTGagacagccacccag GCCGAGGCTGAGGAACAGCTCCGGGTACCACCGCTGAACCCCCAGACCTGCCTCTTGGGCTCAGAGGAGAATCTAGCACTCTTGGCAGGAGAGAAGACCGTGTCCCCCAGGAATGATCCAGTCTCCCCAGCCATGGCCCGGAGCAGAGACCCTGAGAAAGGTGACCGTTCCAAAGAGGAGATGGTAGTGGCAGCAGATGCTATAACCTTGGTGGATG AGCCGGAGTCCATGGTGAACCTGGCATTTGTCAAGAATGACTCATACGAGAAGGGGCCAGATTCAGTGGTGGTGCACGTCTATGTGAAAGAAATCCGCAGGGACACCTCTCGAGTGCTTTTCCGCGAGCAGGACTTCACGCTTATCTTCCAGaccag GGATGGAAACTTCCTGAGACTGCACCCGGGCTGTGGGCCCCATACCATCTTCCGTTGGCAGGTGAAGCTCAG GAACCTGATTGAGCCCGAGCAGTGCACCTTCTGCTTCACGGCCTCTCGCATTGACATCTGCCTCCGTAAGCGGCAAAGTCAGCGCTGGGGGGGCCTGGAGGCCCCAGCTGCACGAG TGGGTGGTGCAAAGGTTGCCGTGCCGACAGGTCCAACCCCTCTGGATTCAACCCCACCAggaggtgccccccaccccctcacggGCCAGGAAGAAGCTCGGGCTGTGGAGAAGGAAAAACCCAAGGCTCGATCTGAGGACACGGGGCTGGATGGTGTGGTGGCCCGCACCCCCATGGAGCATGTGGCCCCAAAGCCAGAGCCACACCTGGCCTCA CCCAAGCCCACATGTATGGTGCCCCCGATGCCCCACAGCCCCGTGAGCGGAGACAgtgtggaggaagaggaggaggaagagaagaaggtgtGTCTGCCAGGCTTTACTGGCCTTGTCAATCTAGGCAACACCTGCTTCATGAACAGTGTCATTCAGTCTTTGTCTAACACTCGGGAGCTCCGGGACTTCTTCCACG ACCGCTCCTTTGAGGCCGAGATCAACTACAACAACCCACTGGGGACTGGTGGGCGTCTGGCCATTGGCTTTGCCGTGCTGCTCCGGGCACTGTGGAAGGGCACCCACCATGCCTTCCAGCCTTCCAAGTTGAAG GCCATTGTGGCGAGCAAGGCCAGCCAGTTCACAGGCTATGCGCAGCATGATGCCCAGGAGTTCATGGCTTTCTTGCTGGATGGGCTGCACGAAGACCTGAATCGCATTCAGAACAAGCCCTACACAGAGACCGTGGACTCGGATGGGCGGCCCGATGAG GTGGTGGCTGAAGAAGCATGGCAGCGGCATAAGATGAGGAATGACTCTTTCATCGTAGACCTATTTCAGGGCCAGTATAAGTCGAAGCTGGTGTGCCCTGTGTGTGCCAAG GTCTCCATCACTTTTGACCCATTCCTCTACCTGCCGGTGCCCTTGCCACAGAAGCAAAAGGTTCTCCCTGTCTTCTATTTTGCCCGGGAGCCCCACAGCAAGCCCATCAAG TTTTTGGTGAGCATCAGCAAGGAGAACTCCAGCGCAAGTGAAGTGTTGGACTCCCTCTCTCAGAGTGTGCATGTGAAGCCTGACAACCTGCGTCTGGCTGAG GTGATTAAGAATCGTTTCCACCGTGTGTTCCTGCCCTCCCACTCACTGGACACTGTGTCCGCATCTGACACGCTCCTCTGTTTTGAGCTGCTATCCCCAGAGTTGGCTAAGGAGCGGGTGATGGTGCTAGAGGTGCAGCAG CGCCCCCAGGTGCCCAGCATCCCCATCTCCAAGTGTGCAGCCTGCCAGAGGAAGCAGCAGTCAGAGGATGAGAAGTTGAAGCGCTGTACCCGGTGCTACCGTGTGGGCTACTGCAACCA GCTCTGCCAGAAAACCCACTGGCCTGACCACAAGGGTCTCTGCCGCCCTGAGAACATTGGCTACCCATTTCTGGTCAGTGTACCTGCCTCACGTCTCACTTATGCTCGTCTTGCTCAGCTGCTAGAGGGCTACGCCCG GTACTCTGTGAGTGTATTCCAGCCACCCTTCCAGCCTGGCCGTATGGCCTTGGAGTCCCAAGGCCCTGGCTGCACGACACTGCTTTCCACTAGCTCCCTGGATGCTGGGGACAGTGAGAGGGACCCAATTCAGCCACCTGAGCTCCAGTTGGTGACCCCTGTGGCTGAGGGAGACACAGGGGTCCCACGGGCATGGGCGGCCCCTGACCGGGGCCCTGTGCCCAGCACCAGTGGAGTTTCTTCTGAGGTGCTGGTCAGTGGGCCTGTTGAAGTTGGCTCCTTGCCGGCTGGTGAGAGAGTGTCTCGGCCCGAAG CTGCTGTGCCCGGATATCAGCACCCAAGTGAAGCCATGAATGCGCACACACCCCagttcttcatctacaaaattgACGCATCTAACCGAGAGCAGCGGCTGGAGGACAAAG GAGACACCCCCCTGGAGCTGGGTGAGGACTGCAGCCTGGCTCTAGTGTGGCGGAACAATGAGCGCCTGCAGGAGTTCGTGTTGGTAGACTCCAAGGAGCTGGAGTGTGCTGAGGATCCAGGCTCTGCTGGTGAGGCTGCCCGTGCTGGCCACTTCACTCTGGACCAGTGCCTGAACCTCTTCACCCGGCCTGAGGTGCTGGCGCCTGAGGAGGCTTG GTACTGCCCGCAGTGTAAACAACACCGAGAGGCCTCCAAGCAGCTGCTGCTGTGGCGCCTTCCTAACGTACTCATTGTGCAGCTCAAGCGCTTCTCCTTCCGGAGTTTCATCTGGCGTGACAAGATCAACGACTTGGTGGAGTTCCCTGTTCG GAACCTGGACCTGAGCAAGTTCTGCATCGGTCAGAAAGAGGAACAGCTGCCTAGCTACGACCTGTACGCCGTCATCAACCACTACGGAGGCATGATCGGCGGCCACTACACCGCCTGTGCACGCCTGCCCAGTGACCGCAGCAGCCAGCGCAGCGACGTGG GCTGGCGCTTGTTTGACGACAGCACGGTGACGACAGTAGACGAGAGCCAGGTCGTGACGCGTTATGCCTATGTACTCTTCTACCGCCGGCGGAACTCTCCTGTGGAGAGGCCCCCCAGGGCAGGTCACTCTGAGCACCACCCAGATCTAGGCCCTGCAGCTGAGGCTGCTGCCAGCCAG GCTTCCCGGATTTGGCAGGAGCTGGAGGCCGAGGAGGAACCGGTACCCGAGGGGCCTGTGCCCCTGGGTCCCTGGGGACCCCAAGACTGGGTGGGCCCCCCACCACGTGGCCTTACCACACCAGATGAGGGCCGCCTCCAGTACCTTGTTCTGGGCATCGTGGCAGCTTTGGTGGCCCTCATGCTCAACACGTTCTATTCTCTGGTATTCCAGAGTTGCTGGAGATGA
- the USP19 gene encoding ubiquitin carboxyl-terminal hydrolase 19 isoform X15 yields MSGGASATGPRRGPPGLEEATSKKKQKDRANQESKDGDPRRGSASSREEQAKEELLLDWRQSADEVIVKLRVGAGPLRLEDVDAAFTDTDCVVRLPGGRQWGGVFYAEIESSCAKVQARKGGLLQLALPKKVPLLTWPSLLKKPLGTQEAVPGLRCQENGQEPSPIALEPGPEPRRAKQEARNQKRAQGRGEVGAGAGPGAQAGPSAKRAVHLRRGPEGEGSRDGPGPRGDAPPFLAETATQAEAEEQLRVPPLNPQTCLLGSEENLALLAGEKTVSPRNDPVSPAMARSRDPEKGDRSKEEMVVAADAITLVDEPESMVNLAFVKNDSYEKGPDSVVVHVYVKEIRRDTSRVLFREQDFTLIFQTRDGNFLRLHPGCGPHTIFRWQVKLRNLIEPEQCTFCFTASRIDICLRKRQSQRWGGLEAPAARVGGAKVAVPTGPTPLDSTPPGGAPHPLTGQEEARAVEKEKPKARSEDTGLDGVVARTPMEHVAPKPEPHLASPKPTCMVPPMPHSPVSGDSVEEEEEEEKKVCLPGFTGLVNLGNTCFMNSVIQSLSNTRELRDFFHDRSFEAEINYNNPLGTGGRLAIGFAVLLRALWKGTHHAFQPSKLKAIVASKASQFTGYAQHDAQEFMAFLLDGLHEDLNRIQNKPYTETVDSDGRPDEVVAEEAWQRHKMRNDSFIVDLFQGQYKSKLVCPVCAKVSITFDPFLYLPVPLPQKQKVLPVFYFAREPHSKPIKFLVSISKENSSASEVLDSLSQSVHVKPDNLRLAEVIKNRFHRVFLPSHSLDTVSASDTLLCFELLSPELAKERVMVLEVQQRPQVPSIPISKCAACQRKQQSEDEKLKRCTRCYRVGYCNQLCQKTHWPDHKGLCRPENIGYPFLVSVPASRLTYARLAQLLEGYARYSVSVFQPPFQPGRMALESQGPGCTTLLSTSSLDAGDSERDPIQPPELQLVTPVAEGDTGVPRAWAAPDRGPVPSTSGVSSEVLVSGPVEVGSLPAGERVSRPEAAVPGYQHPSEAMNAHTPQFFIYKIDASNREQRLEDKGDTPLELGEDCSLALVWRNNERLQEFVLVDSKELECAEDPGSAGEAARAGHFTLDQCLNLFTRPEVLAPEEAWYCPQCKQHREASKQLLLWRLPNVLIVQLKRFSFRSFIWRDKINDLVEFPVRNLDLSKFCIGQKEEQLPSYDLYAVINHYGGMIGGHYTACARLPSDRSSQRSDVGWRLFDDSTVTTVDESQVVTRYAYVLFYRRRNSPVERPPRAGHSEHHPDLGPAAEAAASQGLGPGQAPEVAPTRTAPERFAPSVDRPAPTYSNMEEVD; encoded by the exons ATGTCTGGCGGGGCCAGCGCCACGGGCCCAAGGAGAGGTCCCCCAGGATTGGAGGAGGCCACCAGTAAGAAGAAGCAGAAGGATCGAGCAAACCAGGAGAGCAAGGATGGCGATCCTAGGAGAG GGTCAGCATCCTCTCGGGAGGAGCAGGCCAAAGAGG AGTTGTTGCTTGATTGGAGGCAGAGTGCAGATGAGGTGATTGTCAAGCTGCGTGTGGGAGCGGGTCCCCTGCGGCTGGAGGACGTGGATGCTGCTTTCACAGACACAGACTGCGTGGTGCGGCTTCCAG GTGGTCGGCAGTGGGGTGGTGTTTTCTATGCTGAGATAGAAAGTTCTTGCGCCAAAGTACAAGCCCGTAAAGGTGGCCTCCTGCAGCTGGCACTGCCCAAGAAGGTGCCTCTGCTCACGTGGCCCTCTCTTCTG AAGAAACCTCTAGGGACCCAGGAGGCGGTGCCTGGGCTGCGGTGCCAGGAGAATGGGCAGGAGCCCTCTCCCATTGCCCTGGAGCCAGGCCCTGAGCCCCGTCGGGCTAAACAGGAGGCCCGGAACCAGAAGCGGGCCCAGGGCCGTGGTGAGGTAGGCGCAGGGGCTGGCCCTGGGGCCCAGGCGGGGCCCAGCGCCAAGAGGGCTGTGCATCTCCGCAGAGGGCCAGAGGGGGAAGGGTCCAGAGATGGGCCTGGACCCCGGGGTGATGCCCCCCCTTTCTTGGCTGagacagccacccag GCCGAGGCTGAGGAACAGCTCCGGGTACCACCGCTGAACCCCCAGACCTGCCTCTTGGGCTCAGAGGAGAATCTAGCACTCTTGGCAGGAGAGAAGACCGTGTCCCCCAGGAATGATCCAGTCTCCCCAGCCATGGCCCGGAGCAGAGACCCTGAGAAAGGTGACCGTTCCAAAGAGGAGATGGTAGTGGCAGCAGATGCTATAACCTTGGTGGATG AGCCGGAGTCCATGGTGAACCTGGCATTTGTCAAGAATGACTCATACGAGAAGGGGCCAGATTCAGTGGTGGTGCACGTCTATGTGAAAGAAATCCGCAGGGACACCTCTCGAGTGCTTTTCCGCGAGCAGGACTTCACGCTTATCTTCCAGaccag GGATGGAAACTTCCTGAGACTGCACCCGGGCTGTGGGCCCCATACCATCTTCCGTTGGCAGGTGAAGCTCAG GAACCTGATTGAGCCCGAGCAGTGCACCTTCTGCTTCACGGCCTCTCGCATTGACATCTGCCTCCGTAAGCGGCAAAGTCAGCGCTGGGGGGGCCTGGAGGCCCCAGCTGCACGAG TGGGTGGTGCAAAGGTTGCCGTGCCGACAGGTCCAACCCCTCTGGATTCAACCCCACCAggaggtgccccccaccccctcacggGCCAGGAAGAAGCTCGGGCTGTGGAGAAGGAAAAACCCAAGGCTCGATCTGAGGACACGGGGCTGGATGGTGTGGTGGCCCGCACCCCCATGGAGCATGTGGCCCCAAAGCCAGAGCCACACCTGGCCTCA CCCAAGCCCACATGTATGGTGCCCCCGATGCCCCACAGCCCCGTGAGCGGAGACAgtgtggaggaagaggaggaggaagagaagaaggtgtGTCTGCCAGGCTTTACTGGCCTTGTCAATCTAGGCAACACCTGCTTCATGAACAGTGTCATTCAGTCTTTGTCTAACACTCGGGAGCTCCGGGACTTCTTCCACG ACCGCTCCTTTGAGGCCGAGATCAACTACAACAACCCACTGGGGACTGGTGGGCGTCTGGCCATTGGCTTTGCCGTGCTGCTCCGGGCACTGTGGAAGGGCACCCACCATGCCTTCCAGCCTTCCAAGTTGAAG GCCATTGTGGCGAGCAAGGCCAGCCAGTTCACAGGCTATGCGCAGCATGATGCCCAGGAGTTCATGGCTTTCTTGCTGGATGGGCTGCACGAAGACCTGAATCGCATTCAGAACAAGCCCTACACAGAGACCGTGGACTCGGATGGGCGGCCCGATGAG GTGGTGGCTGAAGAAGCATGGCAGCGGCATAAGATGAGGAATGACTCTTTCATCGTAGACCTATTTCAGGGCCAGTATAAGTCGAAGCTGGTGTGCCCTGTGTGTGCCAAG GTCTCCATCACTTTTGACCCATTCCTCTACCTGCCGGTGCCCTTGCCACAGAAGCAAAAGGTTCTCCCTGTCTTCTATTTTGCCCGGGAGCCCCACAGCAAGCCCATCAAG TTTTTGGTGAGCATCAGCAAGGAGAACTCCAGCGCAAGTGAAGTGTTGGACTCCCTCTCTCAGAGTGTGCATGTGAAGCCTGACAACCTGCGTCTGGCTGAG GTGATTAAGAATCGTTTCCACCGTGTGTTCCTGCCCTCCCACTCACTGGACACTGTGTCCGCATCTGACACGCTCCTCTGTTTTGAGCTGCTATCCCCAGAGTTGGCTAAGGAGCGGGTGATGGTGCTAGAGGTGCAGCAG CGCCCCCAGGTGCCCAGCATCCCCATCTCCAAGTGTGCAGCCTGCCAGAGGAAGCAGCAGTCAGAGGATGAGAAGTTGAAGCGCTGTACCCGGTGCTACCGTGTGGGCTACTGCAACCA GCTCTGCCAGAAAACCCACTGGCCTGACCACAAGGGTCTCTGCCGCCCTGAGAACATTGGCTACCCATTTCTGGTCAGTGTACCTGCCTCACGTCTCACTTATGCTCGTCTTGCTCAGCTGCTAGAGGGCTACGCCCG GTACTCTGTGAGTGTATTCCAGCCACCCTTCCAGCCTGGCCGTATGGCCTTGGAGTCCCAAGGCCCTGGCTGCACGACACTGCTTTCCACTAGCTCCCTGGATGCTGGGGACAGTGAGAGGGACCCAATTCAGCCACCTGAGCTCCAGTTGGTGACCCCTGTGGCTGAGGGAGACACAGGGGTCCCACGGGCATGGGCGGCCCCTGACCGGGGCCCTGTGCCCAGCACCAGTGGAGTTTCTTCTGAGGTGCTGGTCAGTGGGCCTGTTGAAGTTGGCTCCTTGCCGGCTGGTGAGAGAGTGTCTCGGCCCGAAG CTGCTGTGCCCGGATATCAGCACCCAAGTGAAGCCATGAATGCGCACACACCCCagttcttcatctacaaaattgACGCATCTAACCGAGAGCAGCGGCTGGAGGACAAAG GAGACACCCCCCTGGAGCTGGGTGAGGACTGCAGCCTGGCTCTAGTGTGGCGGAACAATGAGCGCCTGCAGGAGTTCGTGTTGGTAGACTCCAAGGAGCTGGAGTGTGCTGAGGATCCAGGCTCTGCTGGTGAGGCTGCCCGTGCTGGCCACTTCACTCTGGACCAGTGCCTGAACCTCTTCACCCGGCCTGAGGTGCTGGCGCCTGAGGAGGCTTG GTACTGCCCGCAGTGTAAACAACACCGAGAGGCCTCCAAGCAGCTGCTGCTGTGGCGCCTTCCTAACGTACTCATTGTGCAGCTCAAGCGCTTCTCCTTCCGGAGTTTCATCTGGCGTGACAAGATCAACGACTTGGTGGAGTTCCCTGTTCG GAACCTGGACCTGAGCAAGTTCTGCATCGGTCAGAAAGAGGAACAGCTGCCTAGCTACGACCTGTACGCCGTCATCAACCACTACGGAGGCATGATCGGCGGCCACTACACCGCCTGTGCACGCCTGCCCAGTGACCGCAGCAGCCAGCGCAGCGACGTGG GCTGGCGCTTGTTTGACGACAGCACGGTGACGACAGTAGACGAGAGCCAGGTCGTGACGCGTTATGCCTATGTACTCTTCTACCGCCGGCGGAACTCTCCTGTGGAGAGGCCCCCCAGGGCAGGTCACTCTGAGCACCACCCAGATCTAGGCCCTGCAGCTGAGGCTGCTGCCAGCCAG GGACTAGGCCCTGGCCAGGCCCCCGAGGTGGCCCCCACGCGGACAGCCCCTGAACGCTTCGCCCCCTCTGTGGACCGCCCAGCCCCCACCTACAGCAACATGGAGGAGGTCGATTAG